The following proteins are co-located in the Maridesulfovibrio sp. genome:
- the amrS gene encoding AmmeMemoRadiSam system radical SAM enzyme, which produces MLHPARLWKPLKDGKVQCRLCSHFCIIDEQEHGKCGVRQNVDGQLMTKTYEMVAALNVDPVEKKPLYHFLPGTETFSLGTQGCNFGCSFCQNASLSQHPKTGREITGQKVTPEILVEATIAHKCDSISYTYSEPTIFFELMQDTARLAHIKGLKNIMVSNGFQSPDCIEELTGLIDAANIDLKAFNDDFYQNTCGGRLNPVLDNLKHMKKNGWWIEVTTLLIPGKNDSPDELKELAAFIANELGKEVPWHISRFHPDYKMQDCPITPMEALQRARKDGINAGLEYVYIGNVPGNESSSTFCPDCHKELVKRFGFEMNSTGLSDGMCKYCGCKINGVF; this is translated from the coding sequence ATGCTTCATCCCGCCAGACTCTGGAAACCTCTTAAGGACGGCAAAGTCCAATGCAGGCTATGCAGCCACTTCTGCATAATTGACGAACAGGAACACGGTAAATGCGGGGTACGGCAAAATGTTGACGGCCAGCTCATGACCAAAACCTATGAGATGGTAGCTGCACTTAATGTTGACCCGGTAGAAAAAAAACCGCTCTACCACTTCCTGCCCGGAACCGAAACCTTTTCGCTAGGCACACAGGGCTGCAACTTCGGCTGCTCCTTCTGCCAGAATGCATCTCTTTCCCAGCACCCCAAAACAGGTCGGGAAATCACCGGGCAGAAAGTAACCCCGGAAATTCTGGTGGAAGCGACCATAGCCCACAAATGTGATTCCATATCCTACACCTATTCCGAACCGACCATTTTTTTCGAGCTGATGCAGGACACTGCCCGCCTTGCCCATATTAAAGGATTGAAAAACATCATGGTCTCCAACGGCTTCCAAAGCCCGGACTGTATTGAAGAACTGACCGGACTGATCGATGCCGCCAACATTGACCTCAAAGCCTTCAACGACGATTTTTACCAAAATACATGCGGTGGCCGCCTTAATCCGGTCCTCGACAACCTCAAGCATATGAAGAAAAACGGCTGGTGGATAGAGGTAACCACCCTGCTCATTCCCGGAAAAAACGACTCTCCTGACGAATTAAAGGAACTGGCCGCATTCATCGCCAACGAGCTGGGCAAGGAAGTGCCGTGGCATATTTCCCGCTTCCACCCGGATTACAAAATGCAGGACTGCCCAATCACTCCCATGGAAGCCCTGCAGAGAGCCAGAAAAGACGGAATCAATGCGGGACTGGAGTATGTATACATCGGTAATGTTCCGGGTAACGAAAGCTCATCCACTTTCTGCCCTGATTGCCACAAGGAATTGGTCAAAAGATTCGGATTTGAGATGAATAGTACGGGCCTTTCCGACGGCATGTGCAAGTACTGCGGGTGCAAAATTAACGGGGTATTTTAA
- a CDS encoding IS3 family transposase (programmed frameshift): protein MKKEETQRVKRTQRDYTMGFKLSVVALVEKGEMTYKQAQRAYGIQGRSTVLKWLRKHGSLDWSKPMVHQKRMPKSKETPAQKIKRLEKELQEEKIKTMLLNEMIDISDRELGTSIRKKPYPRAARGLQETKQISLSACCRQLGVSRQSIYQAEKRHKVREKQFQEVKKLVLSLRARMPRLGTRKLYFLLREKFVARGIKLGRDAFFALLRREHLLIKTRKNYTKTTNSKHWLKKHPNLLKEFKPQYSEEVFVSDITYVKTLNKTYYLSLITDSFSRKIVGHNLSSDLSAEGTTKALDMAIKNRKTRNKTIHHSDRGLQYASSIYQNKLKKAEMVPSMTDGYDCYQNALAERINGILKQEFLVVKCTSFDELNSLVKESIEIYNSERPHLSLKMKTPNQIHKQGCGGTPTAL from the exons ATGAAAAAGGAAGAAACTCAAAGAGTAAAGCGTACTCAGCGGGACTACACAATGGGCTTTAAATTGTCCGTTGTGGCATTAGTTGAAAAGGGTGAAATGACCTACAAGCAGGCCCAAAGGGCCTATGGAATCCAAGGTCGCAGCACTGTTTTAAAGTGGCTTCGTAAACATGGCAGCCTTGACTGGAGCAAGCCAATGGTACATCAGAAAAGAATGCCAAAATCCAAAGAGACTCCAGCACAAAAGATTAAGCGTCTTGAAAAAGAGCTTCAGGAAGAGAAGATCAAAACTATGCTTCTCAACGAAATGATTGATATTTCTGACAGAGAACTGGGTACTTCCATAAGAAAAAAAC CTTACCCCCGAGCTGCACGAGGTCTTCAGGAAACAAAGCAAATAAGTTTATCTGCTTGCTGTAGACAGCTCGGGGTGAGTCGGCAATCGATATATCAGGCTGAAAAACGCCATAAGGTACGGGAAAAACAGTTCCAAGAAGTAAAGAAACTTGTTTTGAGTCTGCGGGCCAGAATGCCTCGGCTGGGAACGCGTAAGCTTTATTTTTTATTGCGTGAGAAATTTGTAGCTCGTGGAATCAAGCTTGGGCGGGATGCTTTTTTCGCATTATTGCGCAGAGAGCATTTACTGATAAAAACAAGAAAAAATTACACAAAAACTACAAATTCAAAGCATTGGCTCAAAAAACATCCTAATTTATTGAAGGAGTTTAAGCCTCAGTATTCAGAAGAAGTCTTTGTTAGTGATATAACTTACGTAAAAACGTTAAATAAAACATACTATCTATCACTAATCACAGACTCTTTTAGCAGAAAAATTGTAGGTCACAATTTGAGTTCTGATCTTAGTGCCGAAGGGACCACTAAAGCTTTAGATATGGCTATCAAAAACCGAAAAACGCGAAACAAAACAATCCACCATTCAGATCGTGGATTGCAGTACGCATCGTCCATTTATCAAAACAAACTCAAGAAAGCCGAAATGGTCCCATCTATGACAGATGGGTATGATTGTTACCAAAATGCGTTAGCTGAACGTATAAATGGAATTTTAAAACAAGAATTTTTGGTGGTTAAATGCACTAGCTTTGATGAGTTAAATTCACTCGTAAAAGAGTCTATTGAAATATATAATTCTGAACGTCCTCATCTTAGTTTGAAAATGAAAACACCGAA